Below is a genomic region from Dioscorea cayenensis subsp. rotundata cultivar TDr96_F1 chromosome 14, TDr96_F1_v2_PseudoChromosome.rev07_lg8_w22 25.fasta, whole genome shotgun sequence.
TACCCAGTGATACGGATCAATGGGTCCAGTTGTAAATCCGAACCTATACCTAGGATCTGTTTATCATTACTGCATGTGCCGGGAGTTGAACTTAGAACATGTAAATGTCTCATATGACACCTTTTTTTAGTGGGCTAATACCGGTGAGCTATAAATTCTTTGGTATTTTTCTAAAGTTGTTCTGATAAAACCATCAAGTATGATAATTTGGTTCAGTCCAAGcccaagcaatttttttttttaatttctgaaaATTAGGGATCTAAAAATTGTGAACCCTTCAAGGACTTTCCAGCACTAATCAACCAACAATAAGTTGAGTACTTACTCAAAAGTATTAGTTGGAAACGGAACTTAGTCTCAACTGAATTTTTGCCATTACAACAAGTTGAGTGATTGAATAGAATGATTGAAACGATTTATTCTTGAATCACACAGttataaattacatattttCCAAAACGGACATTATTGAGAATTTATGCATGCTAGTATTGCATGCATGCAAATCCATGCAGAAAGCACGTAAACTTCCAGCTAGCCTTTGTGCTGAAGAAGGTGGTGAGTCTTTGATTCACTCTGTGAATGAGGCTGCTGCTCATTGACAACCACCGGGCTGGCATTGGCAGTACGTGAAGCTTCTCCGACGAGCTCGTTCTTCTTGATATCTTCCTGCACCTTAATGTCTTCATCCACATCAAGAATTACTATTTTCTGGCCATGAGGACCAGGAACAATGGTTTCATGGACATGAACATGGTCTTCAACGTTAATAACTTCTGCCTTTTGAgttgacttcttcttctttttaatgaagCAACAGGCTGCAAGGAATGCAAGTAAGAAAAGTCCGCTCAGTGAGACAAAGACAATGATTATGACCGTGTGGTGGTGTGGTGCCGGCGGTGGTGGTACCGGAGGAAGTGGTGGTGTGATatgaggaggtggtggtggtggtgaatgTGGGGGTGGTGGAGATCGTCGAGGAGGAAAAGGCGGTGGTGGTGAATGTGGAGGTGGTGGAGATCGTCGAGGAGGAGAAGGCAGTGGTGGTGAATGtggaggaggtggtggagaAGTCCGGTGAGGAGCAGGAGGAGCAGGAATAAAagatggtggaggtggtgagAAGTAAGGATAAGGGTATGCATGAGAAGGAAAGAAAGACATTGTTGTATGTTTAGAATGGTAATGTATGTGTTTGAGAGTAAAGGGATGGAGATGATCATATGGAGGGTGTACAAGgaggtatttataggggttgAGGTGGGAGATTGGTGTGCATTTAAGGTTGTGATGGTGATGACtttggtttagggttttgtgaTAGGAAtagtatgca
It encodes:
- the LOC120275140 gene encoding proline-rich receptor-like protein kinase PERK2, which encodes MSFFPSHAYPYPYFSPPPPSFIPAPPAPHRTSPPPPPHSPPLPSPPRRSPPPPHSPPPPFPPRRSPPPPHSPPPPPPHITPPLPPVPPPPAPHHHTVIIIVFVSLSGLFLLAFLAACCFIKKKKKSTQKAEVINVEDHVHVHETIVPGPHGQKIVILDVDEDIKVQEDIKKNELVGEASRTANASPVVVNEQQPHSQSESKTHHLLQHKG